In a single window of the Pedococcus dokdonensis genome:
- a CDS encoding MBL fold metallo-hydrolase: MAKAAAVPIASGVWRIPLLGDFVNGFILRGDDGQVTLVDMGLKRSGPKVMAALASIGSGPSDVTRLLLTHAHSDHAGGTAHVAAQTGRDVGIHEDDAPYAEKGESPRTDQSFLVSRIATRLMRGQAFPPVAVGERLTDGQVLDVAGGLEVVHTPGHSPGHAAYLHHASGVLITGDSIFNVRGLRWPVKSFCSSFALTQKTAHRLADLDYTTAAFTHGPHLSDQPREHIRRFLATHPTVD; this comes from the coding sequence ATGGCCAAGGCGGCAGCGGTCCCCATCGCGTCAGGTGTCTGGCGCATCCCCCTGCTCGGCGACTTCGTCAACGGCTTCATCCTCCGTGGCGACGACGGCCAGGTCACCCTCGTCGACATGGGGCTCAAGCGGTCCGGGCCGAAGGTGATGGCTGCCCTCGCGTCGATCGGCTCCGGCCCGTCCGACGTGACCAGGCTGCTGCTGACGCACGCCCACTCCGACCACGCCGGGGGCACGGCCCACGTCGCCGCGCAGACCGGGCGGGACGTCGGGATCCACGAGGACGACGCGCCGTATGCCGAGAAGGGCGAGAGCCCCAGGACCGACCAGTCCTTCCTGGTGTCGAGGATCGCGACCAGGCTGATGCGGGGACAGGCCTTCCCACCGGTCGCGGTGGGGGAGCGGCTCACCGACGGCCAGGTGCTCGATGTCGCCGGCGGCCTCGAGGTGGTGCACACGCCGGGGCACTCACCCGGCCACGCGGCATACCTGCACCACGCGTCGGGCGTGCTCATCACCGGTGACTCGATCTTCAACGTCCGTGGGCTGCGCTGGCCGGTCAAGTCGTTCTGCTCGAGCTTCGCGCTGACCCAGAAGACCGCGCACCGCCTCGCCGACCTCGACTACACGACGGCGGCGTTCACGCACGGGCCGCACCTGTCGGACCAGCCGCGGGAGCACATCCGCCGGTTCCTGGCCACCCACCCCACCGTCGACTGA
- a CDS encoding ASCH domain-containing protein translates to MSEPIEVDRDAGLRLWADYRAAHPLLPDEPGVAVECFGDSPTLADELISFVTDGPKRATAGLVAAYAADGDELSRIGAHWVACDGSGAPRVVLRTVELRVGPLHTVDAQFAWDEGEYDRSLESWLDSHRRFFRRECERIGIEFSDDLEVVFERFRIVWPPDLAD, encoded by the coding sequence ATGAGTGAGCCGATCGAGGTCGACCGCGACGCCGGGCTGCGGCTGTGGGCCGACTACCGGGCTGCCCACCCGCTGCTGCCGGACGAGCCCGGGGTCGCGGTCGAGTGCTTCGGTGACAGCCCGACGCTGGCCGACGAGCTGATCTCCTTCGTCACGGACGGCCCCAAGCGCGCCACCGCAGGCCTCGTGGCCGCCTATGCCGCGGATGGCGACGAGCTGTCGCGGATCGGTGCGCACTGGGTCGCCTGCGACGGCTCCGGGGCGCCGCGGGTGGTGCTGCGCACCGTCGAGCTGCGCGTCGGGCCGCTGCACACCGTCGACGCCCAGTTCGCCTGGGACGAGGGGGAGTACGACCGCTCGCTGGAGAGCTGGCTGGACAGCCACCGGCGGTTCTTCCGCCGCGAGTGCGAGCGGATCGGGATCGAGTTCTCCGACGACCTCGAGGTCGTCTTCGAGCGGTTCCGGATCGTCTGGCCGCCCGACCTCGCGGACTGA
- a CDS encoding ASCH domain-containing protein has protein sequence MSEGSGGSVTVDRAAGLRMFDEFRAAHPEVPRRDDVEVVCWGDEPAYADEIAGLITTGAKRATATLAAGYLAYGEPFPPLGAHWVLCDGAGSPRAVLRTTQLRLGPFHSVDEHFARAEGEGDRTLQTWLDGHRAAYQRQCARIGIEFSEDLEVCFERFTCVWPPELAD, from the coding sequence GTGAGCGAGGGCAGCGGTGGGTCGGTGACGGTGGACCGGGCGGCCGGGCTGCGGATGTTCGACGAGTTCCGGGCCGCTCACCCCGAGGTCCCGCGTCGAGACGACGTCGAGGTCGTCTGCTGGGGTGACGAACCCGCCTACGCCGACGAGATCGCCGGGCTCATCACGACCGGGGCCAAGCGTGCCACCGCGACCCTCGCCGCAGGCTACCTGGCGTACGGCGAGCCGTTCCCACCCCTGGGGGCGCACTGGGTGCTCTGTGACGGTGCCGGCAGCCCGCGGGCGGTGCTGCGCACCACGCAGCTGCGCCTCGGGCCGTTCCACAGCGTCGACGAGCACTTCGCCAGGGCGGAGGGCGAGGGCGACCGGACCCTGCAGACCTGGCTCGACGGCCACCGGGCTGCCTACCAGCGGCAGTGCGCGCGGATCGGGATCGAGTTCTCCGAGGACCTCGAGGTCTGCTTCGAGCGGTTCACCTGCGTCTGGCCCCCCGAGCTGGCCGACTGA
- a CDS encoding MBL fold metallo-hydrolase produces the protein MKLTVVGCSGSFAGPDSPASSYLVQAEHEGRTWSVVLDLGNGALGPLQRHVDLADLDAVFISHLHPDHCVDVCGLYVTRKYHPGGPVEGQLPIHAPSGAQERFALMYHGLEHGGMTHEFVVHELADAQVTRVGPFSITAYLVNHPVEAYGFRVEADGAVLAYTGDTDSCDALRPLLTGSDLALTDSAFVDGRDDTEGIHLSGSRAAAAVVAAGGVQRLVLTHIPPWNDPEVCRAQAAAVWSGPLDVAVQGATFEVGA, from the coding sequence ATGAAGCTGACCGTCGTCGGCTGCTCCGGGTCGTTCGCGGGCCCCGACTCACCCGCGTCCTCCTACCTCGTGCAGGCCGAGCACGAGGGGCGCACCTGGTCGGTGGTCCTCGACCTCGGCAACGGCGCGCTCGGCCCGCTCCAGCGGCACGTCGACCTCGCCGACCTCGACGCCGTGTTCATCAGCCACCTGCACCCCGACCACTGCGTGGACGTGTGCGGGCTCTACGTCACCCGCAAGTACCACCCCGGGGGACCGGTCGAGGGACAGCTCCCGATCCACGCGCCGTCCGGGGCGCAGGAGCGCTTCGCGCTGATGTACCACGGCCTCGAGCACGGCGGGATGACCCACGAGTTCGTCGTCCACGAGCTCGCCGACGCGCAGGTGACCCGGGTCGGCCCGTTCAGCATCACCGCCTACCTCGTGAACCACCCGGTGGAGGCGTACGGCTTCCGGGTCGAGGCCGACGGGGCGGTGCTGGCCTACACCGGAGACACCGACTCCTGCGACGCCCTCAGGCCGCTGCTGACCGGCAGCGACCTCGCCCTCACCGACAGCGCGTTCGTCGACGGTCGCGACGACACCGAGGGCATCCACCTCTCGGGGAGCCGGGCGGCCGCAGCGGTGGTCGCCGCCGGCGGTGTGCAACGGCTCGTGCTCACCCACATCCCACCGTGGAACGACCCCGAGGTGTGCCGTGCCCAGGCCGCCGCGGTCTGGTCCGGTCCCTTGGACGTCGCCGTCCAGGGCGCGACCTTCGAGGTCGGTGCGTGA
- the murI gene encoding glutamate racemase: MADAPIGIFDSGYGGLTVARAVLDQLPHESVAYFGDTARAPYGPRPIAESREFALECLDRLVDHGVKALVIACNTASAAVLHDARERYDVPVVEVIRPAVRRAARATRNSRVGVISTQGTHQSGAYVDAFAAAPHLEVTSVPCPRFVELVESGVTSGPEVIDVATRYLTPLVDRDIDTLVLGCTHYPLLTGAISYVMGDGVTLVSSADETAKDLYRVLADRDLLRPAELPPPAHGFTTTGDADEFRTLARRFLGPEVGDVYGGSVVRTAVVAR, encoded by the coding sequence GTGGCAGACGCGCCGATCGGCATCTTCGACTCCGGGTATGGCGGGCTGACCGTCGCCCGGGCGGTGCTCGACCAGCTGCCCCACGAGTCGGTCGCCTACTTCGGTGACACGGCCCGCGCACCCTATGGACCCCGCCCGATCGCCGAGTCGCGCGAGTTCGCGCTGGAGTGCCTCGACCGTCTCGTCGACCACGGCGTGAAGGCGCTCGTCATCGCCTGCAACACCGCGAGCGCGGCCGTCCTGCACGACGCGCGCGAGCGTTACGACGTGCCCGTGGTCGAGGTGATCCGCCCCGCGGTGCGCCGCGCAGCGCGGGCGACCCGCAACTCCCGCGTCGGGGTCATCTCGACACAGGGCACCCACCAGTCCGGCGCCTACGTCGACGCGTTCGCGGCCGCGCCGCACCTCGAGGTGACCAGCGTGCCGTGTCCGCGGTTCGTCGAGCTCGTCGAGTCCGGGGTGACCAGCGGGCCGGAGGTCATCGACGTCGCCACGCGCTACCTCACCCCCCTGGTCGACCGCGACATCGACACCCTGGTGCTCGGGTGCACGCACTACCCGTTGCTGACCGGCGCCATCTCCTACGTCATGGGCGACGGCGTCACCCTGGTGTCCTCCGCCGACGAGACAGCCAAGGACCTCTACCGCGTGCTCGCCGACCGCGACCTGCTCCGCCCGGCCGAGCTGCCCCCACCCGCACACGGCTTCACGACCACCGGCGACGCCGACGAGTTCCGGACGCTGGCCCGCCGGTTCCTCGGTCCGGAGGTGGGCGACGTCTACGGTGGCTCCGTGGTCCGGACGGCTGTGGTGGCGCGATGA
- a CDS encoding DUF2017 domain-containing protein has product MARGFKRSHGRFVAKLDAVERGLVVGLMEQVRELVEPEPDPAAAETGGGDEFDRIVAGLGGIGMGVSLSAVDQAPELSGTVPQPRDPALDRIFPTANRQDEQVAAEFRRLTEDGLRARKAANLTTAITALSAIEDQKISLEQPQALALLLALNDVRLVLGERLGLRHDDDMDLLEEQVSGLEDDDPAVYALAVYDFLTWLQETLAHALTP; this is encoded by the coding sequence GTGGCCCGTGGGTTCAAGCGCTCCCACGGGCGCTTCGTCGCCAAGCTCGACGCCGTCGAGCGCGGCCTGGTGGTCGGCCTGATGGAGCAGGTGCGCGAGCTGGTCGAGCCCGAGCCGGACCCGGCTGCGGCCGAGACCGGGGGCGGCGACGAGTTCGACCGCATCGTCGCCGGGCTGGGCGGGATCGGGATGGGGGTTTCGCTGTCGGCGGTCGACCAGGCACCCGAGCTGTCGGGCACCGTGCCGCAGCCCCGCGACCCCGCCCTCGACCGCATCTTCCCGACCGCGAACCGGCAGGACGAGCAGGTCGCCGCGGAGTTCCGCCGGCTCACCGAGGACGGCCTGCGGGCGCGCAAGGCGGCCAACCTCACCACGGCGATCACGGCGCTGTCCGCGATCGAGGACCAGAAGATCTCGCTCGAGCAGCCGCAGGCCCTGGCGCTGCTGCTCGCGTTGAACGACGTGCGGCTGGTGCTCGGCGAGCGGCTCGGGCTGCGGCACGACGACGACATGGACCTGCTCGAGGAGCAGGTCTCCGGTCTCGAGGACGACGACCCGGCGGTCTACGCGCTCGCGGTCTACGACTTCCTCACCTGGCTGCAGGAGACCCTCGCGCACGCCCTCACCCCCTGA
- the clpS gene encoding ATP-dependent Clp protease adapter ClpS, which produces MSLAPVEQESVSADELEDVDVPWITLVWNDPVNLMTYVAFVFQTYFGYSKAKSERLMMDVHTKGRAVVSTGARERMETDTEALQGYGLWATFQKDS; this is translated from the coding sequence ATGTCCCTCGCCCCCGTCGAGCAGGAGTCCGTCTCCGCCGACGAGCTGGAGGACGTCGACGTCCCCTGGATCACCCTGGTGTGGAACGACCCGGTCAACCTGATGACCTATGTGGCCTTCGTCTTCCAGACCTACTTCGGCTACTCCAAGGCCAAGTCCGAGCGGCTGATGATGGACGTCCACACCAAGGGGCGAGCCGTCGTGTCGACCGGGGCGCGCGAGCGGATGGAGACGGACACCGAGGCCCTGCAGGGCTACGGACTGTGGGCGACCTTCCAGAAGGACAGCTGA
- a CDS encoding nicotinate phosphoribosyltransferase: protein MLEAALRSGAASRRCVFEVFARRLPEGRRYGVVAGTGRLLEAIERFRFGADELAHLRGVVDDPTLDFLADYRFDGDVWGYAEGECYFPGSPVLVVESDFAHGVVLETLVLSILNHDSAIASAASRMTSAAGDRPCIEMGSRRTHEEAAVAAARAAYLAGFATTSNLEAGRRFGVPTAGTAAHAFTLLHDDERQAFAAQIAALGKGTTLLVDTYDVPTAVALAVELAGPELGGVRLDSGDLLVQAREVREQLDRLGATQTQIVVTSDLDEHAIAALAAGPVDRYGVGTSLVTGSGAPTAGMVYKLVARTDDDGTMEGVAKRSKDKASVAGRKYALRRRSASGVAEAEVLGVGVPPGDDGDDRELLVPLMAGGRTVSTATLDDARQRHAASRAELPVAALRLQRGEPAIPTIYEE from the coding sequence ATGCTCGAAGCCGCCCTGCGCAGCGGCGCCGCCTCCCGTCGGTGCGTGTTCGAGGTCTTCGCCCGGCGGCTGCCGGAGGGCCGACGCTATGGCGTGGTGGCGGGGACCGGTCGCCTGCTCGAGGCGATCGAGCGGTTCCGCTTCGGTGCCGACGAGCTGGCCCACCTGCGCGGCGTGGTGGACGACCCGACCCTGGACTTCCTCGCCGACTACCGCTTCGACGGCGACGTGTGGGGGTATGCCGAGGGCGAGTGCTACTTCCCCGGCTCACCAGTGCTCGTGGTCGAGTCCGACTTCGCCCACGGGGTGGTGCTCGAGACCCTGGTCCTCAGCATCCTCAACCACGACAGCGCCATCGCCTCGGCCGCCTCGCGGATGACGTCCGCTGCCGGCGACCGTCCCTGCATCGAGATGGGCTCGCGCCGCACCCACGAGGAGGCGGCCGTGGCAGCCGCCCGCGCGGCATACCTGGCCGGCTTCGCCACCACCTCCAACCTCGAGGCGGGGCGCCGGTTCGGGGTGCCCACGGCGGGCACCGCCGCGCACGCCTTCACGCTCCTGCACGACGACGAGCGGCAGGCGTTCGCGGCCCAGATCGCCGCCCTCGGCAAGGGCACCACGCTGCTGGTCGACACCTACGACGTGCCCACCGCGGTCGCGCTCGCGGTCGAGCTCGCCGGCCCCGAGCTCGGCGGCGTGCGGCTCGACTCGGGCGACCTGCTGGTGCAGGCGCGCGAGGTGCGCGAACAGCTCGACCGGTTGGGGGCCACGCAGACCCAGATCGTGGTGACCAGCGACCTCGACGAGCACGCGATCGCCGCCCTGGCCGCCGGGCCGGTCGACCGCTACGGCGTGGGGACCTCGCTCGTCACCGGCTCGGGCGCGCCGACCGCCGGGATGGTCTACAAGCTGGTGGCGCGCACCGACGACGACGGCACCATGGAGGGGGTCGCCAAGCGGAGCAAGGACAAGGCGTCGGTGGCGGGCCGCAAGTACGCCCTGCGCAGGCGGTCCGCGTCGGGAGTCGCCGAGGCCGAGGTGCTCGGCGTCGGGGTGCCGCCCGGCGACGACGGTGACGACCGCGAGCTCCTCGTGCCACTCATGGCGGGCGGGCGCACCGTCTCGACGGCGACCCTCGACGACGCGCGTCAGCGGCACGCGGCGTCCAGGGCCGAGCTCCCGGTCGCCGCGCTCCGTCTCCAGCGCGGCGAGCCCGCCATCCCGACCATCTACGAGGAGTGA
- a CDS encoding isochorismatase family protein: MSRALVIVDVQNDFCEGGSLAVPGGAEVARRISEHVLTHLDGYAAVVATADWHEDPGGHFSQAPDYVDSWPAHCRVGSDGALFHPAAEPAFEHVEAIFRKGQHSAAYSGFEGFTVEADRRVGLADWLRDRAIEQVDVVGIATDHCVRATALDSADEGFETTVLLDLTAGVAPATTAAALVALAEAGVETTGTPALPPAEG, encoded by the coding sequence ATGAGCCGCGCGCTGGTCATCGTCGACGTGCAGAACGACTTCTGCGAGGGCGGTTCTCTCGCCGTCCCCGGGGGCGCGGAGGTGGCGCGTCGCATCAGCGAGCACGTGCTCACCCACCTCGACGGGTATGCCGCGGTGGTCGCCACCGCGGACTGGCACGAGGACCCGGGTGGGCACTTCTCGCAGGCCCCCGACTACGTGGACAGCTGGCCCGCGCACTGCCGCGTCGGCAGTGACGGGGCCCTGTTCCACCCGGCGGCGGAGCCGGCCTTCGAGCACGTCGAGGCGATCTTCCGCAAGGGCCAGCACAGTGCCGCCTACAGCGGCTTCGAGGGGTTCACCGTCGAGGCGGACCGGCGGGTCGGGCTCGCGGACTGGTTGCGCGACCGGGCCATCGAGCAGGTCGACGTCGTGGGCATCGCCACCGACCACTGCGTGCGGGCCACGGCCCTCGACTCCGCTGACGAGGGCTTCGAGACGACGGTGCTGCTCGACCTCACCGCGGGCGTCGCGCCCGCGACCACCGCGGCGGCACTGGTGGCCCTGGCCGAGGCCGGGGTGGAGACCACCGGCACCCCCGCCCTCCCACCGGCTGAGGGTTAA
- a CDS encoding nitrite reductase (NAD(P)H) small subunit, with amino-acid sequence MDEDPHAAAGPRAVASPVAPQLGAPQLVAPQLVALCGLKHVPTRHGAAFTVAGEPLALFRTGDRVWAVEDRNPYTGCGVAGGRLSRVGRTPVVVSPMYHLVFDLRTGACLNAVDLPQLRLRTYPVEVVAEVVHVDVTAVGRTTPVSVPLGALA; translated from the coding sequence GTGGACGAGGACCCTCATGCCGCCGCGGGACCACGAGCGGTGGCCAGCCCGGTGGCGCCGCAGCTGGGGGCGCCGCAGCTGGTGGCGCCGCAGCTGGTGGCGCTCTGCGGGCTCAAGCACGTGCCGACCCGGCACGGTGCGGCCTTCACCGTCGCGGGCGAGCCGCTCGCCCTGTTCCGGACCGGGGACCGCGTCTGGGCCGTCGAGGACCGCAACCCCTACACCGGGTGCGGGGTCGCGGGTGGCCGCCTGTCGCGGGTCGGCCGCACCCCGGTCGTGGTCTCGCCGATGTACCACCTCGTGTTCGACCTGCGCACCGGCGCCTGCCTGAACGCCGTCGACCTGCCCCAGCTGCGCCTGCGCACCTACCCGGTCGAGGTCGTCGCCGAGGTGGTGCACGTCGACGTGACGGCGGTCGGTCGCACCACGCCCGTGTCGGTACCCCTCGGCGCGCTCGCCTGA
- a CDS encoding bifunctional metallophosphatase/5'-nucleotidase: MTSPRTAVQTLVQHEQSRREMLALAVVGGAGAAFFASAPRADAVPEGSGLGSKKARSFRLTVLGTTDTHGNVLNWDYFKDLEYDDTPHNDIGLAKIATLVKAMRAERGAANTMLLDAGDTIQGTPLAYYYAKVDPITGGSKHPMAKAMNAIGYDAAALGNHEFNYGLDTLRTFESQCDFPLLSANSVDWTSGAPIFKPHVIRTFKTRGSKPVKVGILGLVTPGVAIWDKANVEGQVKFPGIVEQAKVMVPRLKKAGCDLVIVSCHSGARPGSSYGDALPFPENASRQLAEEVAGIDAVLVGHAHEEITQLLVPSKVTPGKDVLLTEPLKWGMRLSVMDFDLEFRQGRWTLAGSSSHVLNANTVPEDPEVADLVGEDHAVVRTYVNSVIGTCTVAMSAATARFEDTAAMDFINHVQADAVKAALAGTPDESLPVLSIAAPFNRDAAIPAGNVTVRDVAGLYIYDNTLLGIRFTGAQVKAYLEYSAAYFKTVSGTGPFAPDAVTGAISPTTGSPIPDYNYDIMGGLDASLAYDIDIAQPVGQRIVNLTYAGQPVDPAAGFVIAINNYRQSGGGGFPGVTTAPVLYNAQVEIRQLLIDWTTEQGVIDPTTFTTYDWKLVSNGQPVVVEGAAEGGRH; encoded by the coding sequence GTGACGTCCCCCCGCACCGCCGTCCAGACCCTCGTCCAGCACGAGCAGAGCCGACGCGAGATGCTCGCCCTCGCGGTGGTCGGGGGCGCGGGAGCGGCCTTCTTCGCGAGCGCACCACGCGCCGACGCGGTGCCGGAGGGCAGCGGTCTCGGGTCGAAGAAGGCCAGGTCGTTCCGGCTGACGGTGCTCGGCACCACCGACACCCACGGCAACGTCCTCAACTGGGACTACTTCAAGGACCTCGAGTACGACGACACCCCGCACAACGACATCGGCCTGGCGAAGATCGCGACCCTGGTCAAGGCGATGCGGGCCGAGCGCGGGGCGGCCAACACGATGCTGCTCGACGCGGGTGACACGATCCAGGGCACACCGCTCGCCTACTACTACGCGAAGGTCGACCCGATCACGGGCGGCTCGAAGCACCCGATGGCCAAGGCCATGAACGCCATCGGCTACGACGCGGCCGCGCTGGGCAACCACGAGTTCAACTACGGGCTCGACACGCTGCGGACCTTCGAGTCGCAGTGCGACTTCCCGCTGCTCAGCGCCAACTCGGTCGACTGGACCAGCGGTGCGCCGATCTTCAAGCCCCACGTGATCCGCACCTTCAAGACACGCGGGTCCAAGCCCGTCAAGGTCGGCATCCTCGGCCTGGTGACCCCCGGGGTCGCGATCTGGGACAAGGCCAACGTCGAGGGGCAGGTCAAGTTCCCCGGCATCGTCGAGCAGGCCAAGGTGATGGTCCCGAGGCTGAAGAAGGCCGGGTGCGACCTCGTCATCGTCTCCTGCCACTCGGGGGCCAGGCCGGGCTCGTCCTACGGTGACGCGCTGCCGTTCCCGGAGAACGCCTCCCGCCAGCTCGCGGAGGAGGTCGCGGGGATCGATGCCGTGCTCGTCGGCCACGCCCACGAGGAGATCACCCAGCTGCTCGTGCCGAGCAAGGTCACGCCCGGCAAGGACGTCCTCCTGACCGAGCCGTTGAAGTGGGGCATGCGACTGTCGGTGATGGACTTCGACCTGGAGTTCCGGCAGGGCCGGTGGACGCTCGCCGGGTCGAGCTCACACGTCCTGAACGCCAACACGGTGCCCGAGGACCCCGAGGTCGCCGACCTGGTGGGCGAGGATCACGCGGTGGTGCGCACCTACGTCAACTCGGTGATCGGCACCTGCACCGTCGCCATGTCGGCGGCCACCGCGCGGTTCGAGGACACGGCGGCGATGGACTTCATCAACCACGTCCAGGCCGACGCCGTGAAGGCGGCCCTGGCGGGCACCCCCGACGAGTCGCTGCCGGTGCTGTCGATCGCCGCGCCGTTCAACCGCGACGCCGCCATCCCGGCCGGCAACGTCACGGTGCGCGATGTCGCGGGCCTCTACATCTATGACAACACCCTGCTCGGGATCCGGTTCACCGGAGCCCAGGTGAAGGCCTACCTCGAGTACTCGGCTGCCTACTTCAAGACCGTGTCGGGCACCGGCCCCTTCGCCCCGGACGCCGTGACCGGTGCGATCAGCCCCACCACGGGCAGCCCGATCCCGGACTACAACTACGACATCATGGGCGGCCTCGACGCGTCGCTCGCCTACGACATCGACATCGCCCAGCCGGTCGGGCAGCGCATCGTCAACCTCACGTATGCCGGTCAGCCGGTCGACCCGGCGGCCGGCTTCGTGATCGCGATCAACAACTACCGGCAGTCCGGTGGCGGCGGGTTCCCGGGTGTCACCACCGCACCGGTCCTCTACAACGCCCAGGTCGAGATCCGTCAGCTGCTCATCGACTGGACCACCGAGCAGGGCGTGATCGACCCCACCACCTTCACCACCTACGACTGGAAGCTGGTGTCGAACGGCCAGCCGGTCGTCGTGGAGGGTGCAGCCGAGGGCGGCCGCCACTGA
- a CDS encoding homogentisate 1,2-dioxygenase: protein MAHYQAMGSIPPKRHTQHRRPAGRGKQGELYYEELMGEEGFSSDSSLLYHRNIPSTVAAAREWAIGDLSTTPNHPLVPRHLKLHDLFDPKDVKGTDVVTGRRLVLGNGDVRISYVVAGATSPWYRNGIGDECVYVERGRARVETVFGAFDVAEGDYLVIPRATTHRWIPKRSTKDPLRAYCIEANSHIAPPKRYLSKYGQLLEHAPYCERDLRQPEGPLLAEDVGAKAGDETEVHIKHRGNGPGGIVGTVHTLPFHPLDVVGWDGCLYPYAFNVRDYEPITGRVHQPPPVHQVFEGWNFVVCNFVPRKVDYHPLSIPVPYYHSNVDSDEIMFYVDGDYEARKGSGIGKGSVSVHPGGHAHGPQPGASEGSIGVEYFDELAVMVDTFRPLELGEGGRAVDDGQYAWSWSRGRTTDGSDYSIG from the coding sequence GTGGCGCACTACCAAGCGATGGGCAGCATCCCGCCGAAGCGGCACACCCAGCACCGACGGCCGGCCGGTCGCGGCAAGCAGGGCGAGCTCTACTACGAGGAGCTGATGGGCGAGGAGGGCTTCTCCTCCGACTCCTCACTGCTCTACCACCGCAACATCCCCTCGACGGTGGCCGCTGCGCGCGAGTGGGCGATCGGTGACCTCTCGACCACGCCCAACCACCCCCTCGTGCCCCGGCACCTGAAGCTGCACGACCTGTTCGACCCCAAGGACGTCAAGGGCACTGACGTCGTGACCGGCCGTCGCCTCGTGCTCGGCAACGGCGACGTGCGCATCTCGTACGTCGTGGCCGGGGCGACCAGCCCCTGGTACCGCAACGGGATCGGTGACGAGTGCGTCTACGTCGAGCGTGGTCGCGCGCGCGTCGAGACCGTGTTCGGCGCGTTCGACGTCGCCGAGGGCGACTACCTGGTCATCCCGCGAGCCACGACGCACCGGTGGATCCCGAAGCGGTCCACCAAGGACCCGCTGCGGGCCTACTGCATCGAGGCCAACTCGCACATCGCCCCGCCGAAGCGCTACCTGTCGAAGTACGGGCAGCTGCTCGAGCACGCGCCCTACTGCGAGCGCGACCTGCGCCAGCCCGAGGGCCCGCTCCTGGCCGAGGACGTCGGCGCCAAGGCCGGCGACGAGACCGAGGTCCACATCAAGCACCGCGGCAACGGACCCGGCGGCATCGTCGGCACCGTGCACACCTTGCCGTTCCACCCGCTCGACGTCGTCGGCTGGGACGGCTGCCTCTACCCCTACGCCTTCAACGTCCGCGACTACGAACCGATCACCGGCCGCGTGCACCAGCCGCCGCCGGTGCACCAGGTGTTCGAGGGCTGGAACTTCGTGGTCTGCAACTTCGTGCCACGCAAGGTCGACTACCACCCCCTGTCGATCCCGGTGCCGTACTACCACTCCAACGTCGACAGCGACGAGATCATGTTCTACGTCGACGGCGACTACGAGGCACGCAAGGGCTCCGGCATCGGCAAGGGCTCCGTCTCGGTGCACCCGGGTGGCCACGCGCACGGCCCGCAGCCCGGCGCCTCGGAGGGGTCGATCGGCGTCGAGTACTTCGACGAGCTGGCCGTCATGGTCGACACCTTCCGACCGCTTGAGCTCGGCGAGGGTGGGCGGGCCGTCGACGACGGCCAGTACGCCTGGTCGTGGAGCCGGGGCCGCACGACGGACGGCTCGGACTACAGCATCGGCTGA